A stretch of DNA from Chrysiogenes arsenatis DSM 11915:
ATTCAGTAGGAGGATACTCAATTTTGGTATATTTATTTTCAGTTATTTCCCACCCGTCAGCAAAAGGAGCGGAGTAGATTGTCGAGATAGCGTTACTGCCGCTGCTTCCACCTAACAAATACACACGATTTTTCGTAATTATTGCTTGAGAAGAATCCGGTAAACTTCCAGCAGTAGCACTCCATGATCCTAGTATACCTTCATCACTTATCTGAGCCGTGTATGTATTAGATTTACCAATTAAGTATACGCGATTTTTAGTAACAATTGCTTGGTGAGGGCTAGGAAATGGGTTCGCATTGATTCCGATATTTCCTGATATACTCCAAGCGCCTAACGTCCCATCTTCATTGATTGGGGCTGACTGTATATCTTGCATTTGCACTAAGTAGCCATACTGTTCAAAAACTTTTGAACCACCCAATAAGTACACTCTACTGTTAGTGACAATGGCTTGATGGGCAATAACTGGAATTAACAAATCATTAGCGGCACTCCAAGCGCCTAACGTCCCATCTTCATTGATTGGGGCGCTGTAATTATTATCGCTTGTCATTCCATTTTGCAAATGTGATGAGATTGTTCCACCTACTATATATACGCGATTTTTAGTAACAATTGCTTGGTGAAAGCTAATAGTGACAGGCAGATTTCCTGATATACTCCAAGCGCCTAACGTCCCATCTTCATTGATTGGGGCTGACTGTATAACACTTTCTCTATACTCTCGGTGTCCTCCGTCAACTAACACTTCATAAGATGCGCCACCCAATAAGTACACTCTACTGTTAGTGACAATGGCTTGGCTACTTGCAATTGGAATTAACAAATCATTAGCGGCACTCCAAGCGCCTAACGTCCCATCTTCATTGATTGGGGCGCTGTAGACTTTATTTGAGTTAACGTATGAAGAGTACGGATCGTACGTCCATCCGCCAATAAAGTAGACTCGACTCTTTGTTACAATGGCTTGCGATAATGACTTTGCTGCTGGTAAGTTCCCAACTGCTGCCCATCCTGTTATATTTTGTACTGTAGTTGGTTGATTTATATTTTGGCTATGCAGTCGGTTGACATAAACGTCAGTTAATTGTGGCACTATCGGCGCGTAATCCTTTTGTATAGGAGGTTTTTCTCCAATTATGTCTTTAATTGCATTCACAATTTCAATAGGAGCTTCAGGCGATGGAACCGACTCAATACGGTATCCATCACGGTAGTAATAGCTATTGTTAATTTTCGTAAACGTCTGCACCCATCCAACATCTTCAAACGATTGCCAGTCGTACTTCCACACTGCGCCAGCAAGTATATTTTTAATATAGACAGGCACTAATCTTGGCAACGTCGGCGCTCCTGTGAGTGGATGCGGTTGCGATCCGGGATAATTATTGGTTGAATTTTGCGACAGTGACATGGGAAGCTCCCCCTCCTTATGGCAGTAAAACAAAGCGATAGCTTCCTTTAAGTCGCTATCGCTATAAAGACAATCTTACTGTGCTGGCAATGTGATGTTCGCCACGTCAACCGTGGTGGTAGTTCCCGAAACCAGCGATACGTTTGTCATCTGCATTTCGCCGCCGCTCGTCGCACACACACCGTCGATACGGATAGCGGTTGCACTCACGCCAGTAACAAGCGGGTTTGCATAAAAACGAAACCAACCAGCCGTTCCCGTTTCCATATTCACCCCTGACCAAACTTCCCCTTCTGCTTTGCCGATTGTGCCATTTGCTGCTGTGCCGAAGTTAATCCCGTTTTCCGGTGCGCCAGCAATAAACGCGCCCGATGCAAGCGAAATCTGGCAGAGCAAAGTTCCTGTCTCACCAGCGTCAGCATTTGCAGGCTGCGTTCCCGTAAAGATGCGGATAACCCCATTAGCAAACGCCTCCTTAAACCCCTTATCTTCTAACATCGCATTGCGCAAACCAGTACTTAATCTCCACATATCGTAACCCCTTTATATTCCTACTGTTTGAATGAAATTAAACCCACGCAGGATACTTGCCCCTGCAACCCCAGCCTCTTCACCGTACAGAATGCGATGGCGGTTCAAATTGACAACCACACCGGATGGCGTGCCAAGACAAGCGCCCTCGCGTGACGCCCATAACGCGCACAGACCCGGCTCTTCCAACCCAGCATCCAGCCCATCTACCAAGTCGATGGCCGCCGACCACTCAAGTGCCGGATGCGCGGCCACCTTTACTGCCTGCCACTCGTTGGCATTCGCGCCGCTAATGAAAATCGTTTCCGTTTCCGTTGACACATACAAGCCGCCATTAACAGGCTTCAGCATCCGTATCCGCGTCGGGAACATAAAAAACCCGCGCTCCATATCGAACAGAGAAAACCCAAACGGCTCCGAGTAGAAAACCACATTGCCAACCGAAACAAATACCCGCGACTGAAAGAACGCCACATGCTCGCCGCTCTCCGGTGGAGCACTAAAGCTCCGCGTCGTAGGCGCACCAACATACGTTCCCGCTTCCCATTCGCGAAACTCCCCATGCTCGTTGACAATCCCCTGAATACCCCCAACAACGTAGATATCGTTATTTACCTGAGCATAATCACAGCGAGTACCAGCCAGAACGCCACTCCGCACCACCGACACGCTCATATCATCGTGCAATCTGCATAGCTCGTTATCGCGCACAAACAGGCAAATGCCGCCGTCGCAAAACACACTATGGCAATCGCCAGTTATAACTTCAGAATACCCGTCACGGCGCGAAACACGGCCAGTGCGATCAACTACCACGTTGACAGCTACTGCCAATGACGACACACCATTATCAGGATCAAACTTCAGTCGCACCGGATCGACGACAACATCTAGCCCGTCACTACCGCGAAAAATTGGCGTTACCTTCATAGGAACTCACCTCGCACAACCGTTGCCGGAGGACGCGGGGCATGGAGCTTGGCGAACTTCTCCAGCTCTGCAATGCCCTGCTCAAACTTCTGTTCATAGTAAAGCGTGTTGGTTTTCTGCCCCTCAATGCCATCCTCAATACGCTCGTAAATACGATGGCATGCCGCATGGATGATTGATTCGTGAGCGAACTCCGGCAAGTAGTCGGGCGTATCGCCAAGATCAACCAGCGCATCAGGCTTACGATAGAAGTGCAACCTAATAAGCTGCGGCTCCTTCGGGGTTCCAACATACAGTAAATACTTTGCCAGCATCGTGGCCGCGCTGACGCTTGTGACCAGCCTTCCGATATCGCCGCGACAATCACTTAAAAAGTCTTGCGGACTTTTGTAGAAACGAATCGCCTGTCTACTGCTCTCTTCAGGTTCCACCCTGTACAGGTAGCGCATGAAGTTTTCAGGCAATAAAACGCGGTGGTTATAAGCGAGACTCTCTGTCACCTCGCCCGTGTCCTCGTCCGTCGTTACTACCGTTTCAGCCACCGTAGAAATAACCTCGCTGGTAGCCAAGTCTGGCAACAACACCCGCGAGGCAATCTTGATGATTGCCCGATTCACGAACGGCAAAATGTCGTCCTCACTCGAATACCCCGGATCGTTCACAATATCGGCAATATCGTCGATCATTTCCTCAAGCGTCATCGTTGCCCCTTACTTTTGTGCTGGTGATGGTTTACGTTCTGCTTTTGCGTCGTCCTGTGGTGGTGTTACTGATCTGGCAACTTCTTCTGAAATACATCCGACTTCAAACGCCGCGTCATGCAATGAGCTTGGAATCTCGCGCCACTCGGCGCCAATGCGTACAATCTGCCCGTTTGGAAGTGTGATTCGACGTACCGTATTATCTCTTGAACGAAATCTCATATCGTTATCTCCTTATGTTTAATGGAACCCGTGACAGTATGGCGCAAAGCACACACTGCCACGGAAATCACCATCAGCCGTGGCTATGGTGTGAACGACCATCAACGATATAGTTGACTACCAGACGACATTTGCCAGCGCTAGGAGCTGCACCAACGCCCGTCCACGTTACCGTCACATTACCGTTCGTGGCAGTCAGCGCACCAGAAGGGGTCAACGCCGTACAGCCAAGAGCATGCACGTTCACAGAACCAGAAAGAGCATCACCAGCCACACCTTTGACCACAATCACGTCAGACGTGCCGGAATCAAGCGCGACAAGCGTTGCCAAAAAACCACCCGTGACGATGGCACCGATTGGCAGATCAATCACACCAACGGCGGTACCGTTCACCAGATCAGAAAAATCAAAATCAATATCAGCAGCCAATACATCTTGGCGGCCACAATCCTTTACGATAGGCATACTTCACCCCTCCTTAACCGAGATAGTGGTCACAAGCGACCACGCCAAAATCTTCAACTGCGTTATCGTAGATGCTGTGGAACTTCGGCTTGAGCAACCCAAACATCTTGTCCACGTTGATCCCTTTTTGACTG
This window harbors:
- a CDS encoding LamG-like jellyroll fold domain-containing protein encodes the protein MSLSQNSTNNYPGSQPHPLTGAPTLPRLVPVYIKNILAGAVWKYDWQSFEDVGWVQTFTKINNSYYYRDGYRIESVPSPEAPIEIVNAIKDIIGEKPPIQKDYAPIVPQLTDVYVNRLHSQNINQPTTVQNITGWAAVGNLPAAKSLSQAIVTKSRVYFIGGWTYDPYSSYVNSNKVYSAPINEDGTLGAWSAANDLLIPIASSQAIVTNSRVYLLGGASYEVLVDGGHREYRESVIQSAPINEDGTLGAWSISGNLPVTISFHQAIVTKNRVYIVGGTISSHLQNGMTSDNNYSAPINEDGTLGAWSAANDLLIPVIAHQAIVTNSRVYLLGGSKVFEQYGYLVQMQDIQSAPINEDGTLGAWSISGNIGINANPFPSPHQAIVTKNRVYLIGKSNTYTAQISDEGILGSWSATAGSLPDSSQAIITKNRVYLLGGSSGSNAISTIYSAPFADGWEITENKYTKIEYPPTESTGEDKVVDLGEYGDFILNPDGTISFTSEVGLVHHWPLQENLNDIVGGLHASMKDWSDPAVFSVENGIKYFTTTAGDNGCGMDTEYFTQSYNEYTISLFIMQNTAVPDNFRDLFQFAYTQPDIPVGQYQYSVLYGFKTVSSGVVRIVFQWRTPGTSSWPLIFVPIPEYSNQVFHVCVTYKDQFLRLYLNGVEVSSSATVGNLTLGGVEPDYGYSSIGSPHGYEIERMFNFKIFDRALSQSEIANENIRKGERPVVGGSRPEMTINRVAASRGCVALRDPVGSFQDGTLSVAGRVGGISFGVGG